One region of uncultured Sulfurimonas sp. genomic DNA includes:
- a CDS encoding DUF234 domain-containing protein produces MHKQIKGSIIISNNQTLTQQFHSFCTQHKPKDFQKAVEFFAIFGGVEWGEVNTDAQAFEVVKKLILDDYTYIRNDISDLTTGMPLYHSILSGIAMGDGRTHSAFKKANVDNETGLKAVAELCEMGILKKQVSPKEFTSWAEDYRISDKLIFNTPFMRFWFAFISPLFKGIKEGNYKEVEERFKNSQVEFTRLIYTQLSQELLKQTFKDDILIECGSYWDKDVEIDIYAKTKSGKIIVGSAKYSNSKVKKSELTNLQQKCLTAKIEPDIYVISAKEGFSNELKSLRSQNLKLFTIKSLKSLI; encoded by the coding sequence TTGCACAAACAAATAAAAGGCTCTATCATTATCTCAAATAATCAAACACTCACACAGCAATTTCACTCTTTTTGTACTCAACATAAACCCAAAGATTTTCAAAAGGCTGTGGAATTTTTTGCAATCTTTGGTGGTGTAGAATGGGGTGAAGTAAACACAGATGCTCAAGCTTTTGAAGTTGTAAAAAAACTTATCTTAGATGACTATACATATATAAGAAATGATATTAGTGATTTAACCACAGGAATGCCTCTTTATCACTCCATACTTAGCGGTATTGCCATGGGTGATGGTAGAACTCACTCTGCATTTAAAAAAGCAAATGTAGATAATGAAACTGGTTTAAAAGCTGTAGCAGAACTTTGTGAAATGGGCATTTTGAAAAAACAAGTATCTCCTAAAGAGTTTACAAGTTGGGCTGAAGATTATAGAATCTCAGATAAACTTATCTTCAATACTCCGTTTATGCGTTTTTGGTTTGCTTTTATATCTCCTCTTTTTAAAGGCATCAAAGAAGGAAACTACAAAGAAGTTGAGGAGAGATTTAAAAACTCTCAAGTAGAGTTTACAAGATTGATTTATACTCAACTCTCACAAGAACTCTTAAAACAAACCTTCAAAGATGATATCTTGATAGAGTGCGGAAGTTACTGGGATAAAGATGTTGAGATAGATATCTATGCTAAAACAAAATCTGGAAAAATCATAGTAGGTTCAGCTAAATACTCAAACTCTAAAGTAAAAAAGAGTGAACTTACAAATCTTCAACAAAAGTGTTTAACTGCAAAAATAGAGCCAGATATATATGTCATCTCAGCTAAAGAAGGTTTCTCAAATGAGTTAAAATCTCTTCGTAGCCAAAACTTAAAACTCTTCACCATAAAGAGCCTAAAGTCACTAATCTAG
- a CDS encoding EAL domain-containing protein, whose protein sequence is MKKLFSLKIITMLGWTLTVIASLIIAAISQYQQSCQTALNIANANFNKDQAFRQWASSHGGVYVRVDKDRTPPSPYLEHLLERDVTTQSGKKLTLMNPAYMLRQMMSEYPGLYGTKGHITALELLNPDSAPDAWEKNALKTFAKDISIKEISELENIDGESYMRLIRPMKITLGCLTCHGHQSTYIDNPTAGAVSVSVPMKEIYKLSIVSYQKTLVVHLIFWFVGILIFRFVYKKEQKSKDELEYYASHDSLTGLPNRHAYVNKVANLIESNAGNFALVFMDLDNFKTINDSLGHTLGDMLLQKVTKRLEDEIGTHEMLARFGGDEFVLLLSNIENKDNINETMIKIQKIFKTPFMLDIYEVYTTASMGIAIYPEDAQDAELLLRNADIAMYDAKQSGRSRYSFFNKALLNLSTNRLMLESELHKALANKELFLLYQPQISLVDEQVIGVEALIRWQHPIRGLISPLEFIPIAENSGLIMSIGEWIIDESCAQLALWRDTHMSSVTISINISAKQILHQDLYSYIEEAIEKNNIDAKLVELEVTESVIMENINETAKILTKLKKLGISIAIDDFGTGYSSLSYLKKLPIDKLKIDREFIKDIPDDKDDIAITNAIISMSKSLSLKIVAEGPETKAHIDFLRKCNCDIVQGFYYSKPECREKVEALALKMRLD, encoded by the coding sequence ATGAAAAAATTATTTAGTTTAAAAATTATTACAATGTTAGGTTGGACGCTTACGGTTATAGCATCTCTAATCATAGCAGCTATAAGTCAGTATCAACAAAGTTGTCAGACTGCTCTTAACATAGCAAATGCGAACTTTAACAAAGATCAAGCCTTTAGACAGTGGGCTAGTAGTCATGGTGGTGTATATGTTCGAGTTGATAAGGATAGAACTCCTCCAAGTCCATACTTGGAGCATCTTTTAGAGAGAGATGTTACTACTCAAAGTGGAAAAAAACTAACTCTTATGAATCCTGCATATATGCTAAGACAGATGATGAGTGAATACCCAGGACTCTACGGAACTAAAGGTCATATAACTGCTTTAGAACTTTTAAATCCAGATAGTGCACCAGATGCATGGGAAAAAAATGCCTTAAAAACATTTGCAAAGGACATATCAATAAAAGAAATTTCTGAGTTAGAAAATATAGATGGTGAATCTTATATGCGTCTTATTCGTCCTATGAAAATAACTCTTGGATGTCTTACTTGCCATGGTCATCAAAGTACATATATTGATAATCCCACAGCGGGAGCGGTTAGTGTGAGTGTTCCTATGAAAGAGATATATAAATTATCCATTGTTTCATATCAAAAAACTTTAGTGGTGCATCTGATATTTTGGTTTGTGGGAATATTGATATTTAGATTTGTTTATAAAAAAGAGCAAAAATCAAAAGATGAGTTAGAGTATTATGCAAGTCATGATAGTTTAACAGGTCTTCCTAATCGCCATGCTTATGTAAATAAAGTTGCCAATCTCATAGAATCAAATGCTGGAAATTTTGCTTTAGTTTTTATGGATCTTGATAATTTTAAAACCATAAACGACTCACTTGGACATACTTTAGGTGATATGTTACTTCAAAAAGTTACAAAACGACTTGAAGATGAAATAGGCACTCATGAGATGTTAGCTCGTTTTGGTGGAGATGAATTTGTTTTGTTACTCTCAAATATAGAGAATAAAGATAATATAAATGAAACTATGATAAAGATTCAAAAAATTTTTAAAACACCATTTATGCTGGATATTTACGAGGTTTATACTACAGCATCTATGGGTATAGCTATCTATCCAGAAGATGCCCAAGATGCAGAACTACTTTTAAGAAATGCAGATATAGCTATGTATGATGCGAAACAATCAGGTAGAAGTAGATACTCATTTTTCAATAAAGCTCTCTTAAATCTATCAACAAATCGTTTAATGCTTGAGAGTGAGCTTCATAAAGCTTTGGCAAATAAAGAGCTTTTTTTGTTGTATCAACCACAAATATCACTTGTAGATGAACAAGTCATAGGAGTAGAAGCACTTATAAGATGGCAGCATCCAATAAGAGGGCTTATCTCTCCTTTGGAGTTTATACCTATCGCGGAAAATAGTGGACTTATTATGAGTATTGGAGAGTGGATTATAGATGAGTCATGTGCCCAATTGGCTCTTTGGAGAGATACTCATATGAGCAGTGTAACTATTTCTATAAATATCTCAGCTAAACAGATTTTACATCAAGATTTATACTCTTATATTGAAGAAGCTATAGAAAAAAATAACATAGATGCAAAACTTGTAGAGCTTGAAGTTACAGAGAGTGTTATTATGGAAAACATTAATGAGACAGCAAAAATACTAACTAAACTTAAAAAGCTTGGCATCTCTATAGCTATTGATGATTTTGGTACGGGTTACTCATCTCTAAGTTATCTTAAAAAACTTCCAATAGACAAGTTGAAAATTGATAGAGAGTTTATAAAAGATATACCAGATGATAAAGATGATATTGCTATAACAAATGCAATCATAAGTATGTCAAAATCACTCTCACTTAAGATAGTAGCTGAAGGTCCAGAAACAAAAGCACACATAGATTTTTTACGAAAATGTAATTGTGATATTGTTCAAGGTTTTTACTACTCTAAACCTGAATGTAGGGAAAAAGTAGAAGCCTTGGCTTTGAAGATGCGCCTAGATTAG
- a CDS encoding alpha/beta hydrolase — protein MKERVLLLHGWGGSDTPHWQSWLASEIAKNYGCISFLKLSNFDFPKKDVWKKEVIKELEEFKPTIVICHSLANNLWFHLCNEENIVDVNKLFLVAPPSLKNEIKEVKSFFPIKAPKNLHAKEALLICSTNDPYMTIDEAKSLQKELDIDMKILQDAGHINAKSGFGEWNWMLDKLK, from the coding sequence ATGAAAGAAAGAGTGTTACTTTTACATGGATGGGGAGGAAGTGATACGCCTCATTGGCAAAGTTGGTTAGCATCTGAGATAGCTAAAAACTATGGATGCATTAGTTTTTTAAAATTATCAAACTTTGATTTTCCAAAGAAAGATGTTTGGAAAAAAGAAGTTATCAAAGAATTGGAAGAATTTAAACCGACTATTGTTATATGTCACTCTTTAGCAAACAACCTTTGGTTTCATCTATGCAATGAAGAAAATATAGTTGATGTAAATAAACTTTTTTTAGTAGCACCACCTAGTTTAAAAAATGAGATAAAAGAGGTAAAAAGCTTTTTCCCCATAAAAGCTCCAAAAAATCTTCATGCAAAAGAAGCACTTCTTATCTGCTCTACAAATGATCCATATATGACAATAGATGAAGCAAAATCACTCCAAAAAGAGTTAGATATAGATATGAAAATACTTCAAGATGCAGGGCATATAAATGCAAAGAGCGGTTTTGGTGAATGGAACTGGATGCTAGATAAGCTAAAATAG
- a CDS encoding GNAT family N-acetyltransferase, producing the protein MLKPTLYFLRSSEQKIATNMLRYSMRLDEYNKELQEFPQLSIYEKFYGLSSKDLGLYALVDNKIVGGVWIRKLKAEDNAQGFIDANTPILNIAVLPEFRRKGIASFMLEQLLQEAGAVFEKISVAPLKDSSIIEFFEKYGFKIVEDSQDKSIVDEKEILTMLKVLEFQEVVRPSDGYDPRRWMD; encoded by the coding sequence ATGCTTAAGCCAACTCTCTACTTTCTTAGATCTTCTGAGCAAAAAATTGCAACGAATATGCTTCGCTACTCGATGCGACTTGATGAGTATAATAAAGAGTTACAAGAGTTTCCTCAACTCTCAATTTATGAAAAATTTTATGGCTTATCTAGCAAAGATTTAGGACTTTATGCTTTAGTTGATAACAAAATAGTTGGTGGAGTTTGGATACGAAAACTCAAAGCTGAAGATAATGCTCAAGGTTTTATAGATGCAAATACTCCCATTTTAAACATAGCGGTTTTACCAGAGTTTAGAAGAAAAGGTATAGCTTCTTTTATGCTTGAGCAACTCCTACAAGAAGCTGGAGCAGTATTTGAGAAGATTAGCGTAGCTCCTCTAAAAGACTCTAGCATCATTGAGTTTTTTGAAAAATATGGTTTTAAGATAGTTGAAGATTCACAAGATAAAAGTATTGTTGATGAAAAAGAGATTCTTACAATGCTAAAGGTATTGGAGTTTCAAGAAGTAGTTAGACCAAGTGATGGGTATGATCCAAGAAGATGGATGGACTAA
- a CDS encoding prephenate dehydratase gives MSKNKKRVAYQGVRGAYSHLACYSQFPEYEAIACKSFDDTMYLVEENKADFAMIPMENSTAGRVEEIYRLIPKMKLYIIDEYFQPVNHCLLALPNTKIQELKSVSSHPQALAQCKNHIEKYKLDAKAKFDTAGSAEELINLQDKTHSAIASSLAAEIYDLEILEEEFQDIKNNTTRFLILSKEHIVPAFELSQKYITSIIFEVRNIPAALYKVLGGFATNGVNIIKIESYSGSGTLTLSQFHIDIDGHPDEANVKLALEELAYFANTVKMLGTYIPHSMRGNLQSS, from the coding sequence ATGTCAAAAAATAAAAAAAGAGTAGCATACCAAGGTGTTCGAGGTGCTTACTCTCATCTTGCTTGTTATAGTCAATTTCCTGAATATGAGGCTATAGCTTGTAAATCTTTTGATGATACTATGTACTTAGTTGAAGAAAATAAAGCAGATTTTGCAATGATACCTATGGAAAACTCAACAGCTGGTAGAGTTGAAGAGATATACAGACTTATTCCAAAGATGAAACTCTACATCATAGATGAGTATTTTCAACCTGTAAATCACTGTCTTTTAGCTCTGCCAAATACAAAAATACAAGAGTTAAAAAGCGTATCTTCCCATCCTCAAGCACTAGCTCAATGTAAAAATCACATAGAAAAATACAAGCTAGATGCTAAAGCAAAGTTTGATACAGCAGGTTCAGCAGAAGAGCTTATAAATCTACAAGATAAAACCCACTCAGCCATAGCATCTAGTTTAGCAGCTGAAATTTATGACTTAGAGATTTTAGAAGAGGAGTTTCAAGATATAAAAAACAATACTACTCGTTTTCTAATTCTCTCAAAAGAACATATAGTTCCTGCTTTTGAACTTAGTCAAAAGTACATAACTTCCATCATCTTTGAAGTAAGAAATATACCAGCTGCTCTTTATAAAGTTCTTGGTGGTTTTGCTACAAATGGCGTAAATATCATAAAAATAGAGAGTTATTCGGGAAGTGGGACTCTAACTCTTTCGCAGTTTCATATAGATATAGATGGGCATCCAGATGAAGCAAATGTTAAACTAGCCCTTGAAGAGTTAGCTTACTTTGCAAACACAGTTAAGATGTTAGGCACATATATACCTCACTCCATGAGAGGTAATCTTCAATCATCTTAA
- a CDS encoding nitrous oxide-stimulated promoter family protein, with protein sequence MTEEKFIHDSKTVLKFIQCYCDNEHKDVQKNSSFIKLTQNDIYLNEDMHYNLCPRCEETLNYSYVKLQECPHDEKPSCRQCPKPCYDKAEWKHIAKIMRYSGLRFGILKIRKKIFDRFKKSA encoded by the coding sequence ATGACTGAAGAAAAATTTATACACGATAGCAAAACCGTTTTAAAGTTTATTCAATGCTACTGTGACAATGAGCATAAAGATGTTCAAAAAAACAGTAGTTTTATCAAACTTACTCAAAATGACATATATCTAAATGAAGATATGCACTACAATCTTTGCCCTAGATGCGAAGAGACTCTTAACTACTCTTATGTAAAACTTCAAGAGTGCCCACACGATGAAAAACCGAGCTGCAGACAATGTCCAAAACCATGTTATGATAAAGCAGAATGGAAACACATAGCCAAAATCATGAGATACAGCGGACTGAGATTTGGCATCTTAAAGATAAGAAAAAAGATTTTTGACCGTTTTAAAAAGAGTGCTTGA
- a CDS encoding Tex family protein — MQNLITLLTQKTSLKKEHIQNILKLLDEGSTIPFIARYRKEMTGGADDEVLREFEDIYISAKNLLERKEEVSRLISERATLTDAIKQSILDADTLRAVEDIYRPYKEKKNTRATTAMQNGLTPLANTLQSARLSASEFKQEAKKFVKGKVASVEESIKGAQDILAERYADLAREREAIRNTMLRFGELETKKTKHFDENGTFKNFVGKSEKVAYIPSHRYLAIMRGVKEKELSVKITIDIERIEQNIKEYKIPRHASSSSELLFEAYKDGLKRLLLPSLEREVHSELKLKADTSAINVFGKNLNQLLMTPPVTKMVILGVDPAFVSGCKLAVIDENANYLESTVIYPTSPKSDYEGSRKKILTLTNKYNITGVAIGNGTGSRETQEFFARLNHEENVNLNYTVVSEAGASVYSASKLAQDEYPDLDVTIRGAISIAQRLRDPMATLVKIDAKSLGIGQYQHDVDQKLLAKRLDDVTCDLVNRVGVDINSASVTLLSHVAGIGAKIAQNIISYRNDNGEFKTKDELLKVKGLGKKAYEQAAGFIRIKNGKSIFDNSGIHPESYAVAKSINGLDLKSIDIDAKSKELGVGVETLKDIIKELLKPGFDPREDLPAIIFKDDVTDIKMLKEGSFVSGVVRNIADFGAFVDIGLKNDGMIHISKMSNKRISHPLEILSLNQYLPKIEVISVDYEKAKVGLSLIESD, encoded by the coding sequence ATGCAAAATCTCATAACCTTACTAACACAAAAAACTTCGCTTAAAAAAGAGCACATACAAAACATTTTAAAACTTCTTGATGAGGGTTCTACCATTCCTTTCATCGCTCGTTATAGAAAAGAGATGACTGGCGGAGCGGACGATGAAGTTCTTCGTGAATTTGAAGATATCTACATAAGTGCTAAAAATCTTTTAGAACGTAAAGAGGAAGTTTCTCGACTTATAAGTGAGAGAGCTACTTTAACAGATGCCATAAAACAGAGCATCTTAGATGCTGATACTCTTCGAGCGGTTGAAGATATTTACAGACCTTATAAAGAGAAAAAAAATACTCGTGCTACTACTGCTATGCAAAACGGTCTTACTCCTCTTGCAAACACTTTGCAAAGTGCAAGACTATCTGCATCTGAGTTCAAACAAGAGGCTAAGAAGTTTGTAAAAGGTAAAGTAGCATCTGTAGAAGAATCAATAAAAGGTGCTCAAGATATTTTAGCTGAGAGATATGCTGACTTAGCTCGTGAGCGTGAAGCTATCCGAAATACCATGCTACGTTTTGGAGAGTTAGAGACTAAAAAGACTAAACACTTTGATGAAAATGGAACTTTTAAAAACTTTGTGGGCAAATCTGAAAAAGTTGCTTACATACCATCTCATCGCTATCTTGCCATCATGCGTGGAGTTAAAGAAAAAGAGTTATCTGTAAAAATAACAATAGATATAGAGCGTATAGAACAAAACATAAAAGAGTACAAAATTCCACGTCATGCATCCAGCTCAAGCGAGTTGCTTTTTGAAGCTTACAAAGATGGACTAAAAAGACTTTTGCTTCCTTCACTAGAAAGAGAAGTTCACAGTGAGTTAAAACTAAAAGCGGACACTTCTGCCATTAATGTTTTTGGTAAAAATCTAAACCAACTTCTTATGACTCCTCCCGTTACAAAAATGGTTATTTTAGGAGTTGATCCAGCTTTTGTTAGTGGATGTAAGTTAGCTGTTATAGATGAAAATGCAAACTACTTAGAATCCACTGTAATCTACCCTACAAGCCCAAAAAGCGACTATGAAGGCTCTCGTAAAAAGATACTAACACTAACAAACAAGTATAACATAACAGGTGTAGCCATAGGAAATGGAACAGGCTCAAGAGAGACTCAAGAGTTCTTTGCTCGTCTAAATCATGAAGAAAATGTAAACCTAAACTATACAGTAGTTTCAGAAGCTGGAGCATCTGTATATTCTGCTTCTAAACTCGCTCAAGATGAGTATCCTGATCTTGATGTAACCATACGCGGTGCTATCTCCATAGCACAAAGACTTCGTGACCCAATGGCGACATTAGTAAAAATAGATGCAAAATCTCTTGGCATCGGACAGTATCAACACGATGTAGATCAAAAGCTTTTGGCAAAAAGACTTGATGATGTTACTTGTGATTTGGTAAATCGTGTAGGTGTTGATATCAACTCTGCATCTGTGACTCTGCTTTCTCATGTAGCTGGTATCGGAGCTAAAATAGCACAAAATATTATCTCTTATCGCAACGATAATGGAGAGTTTAAAACAAAAGATGAACTCTTAAAAGTAAAAGGTTTAGGTAAAAAAGCATACGAGCAAGCGGCTGGATTTATCCGTATAAAAAATGGCAAAAGTATCTTTGACAACTCTGGCATCCATCCTGAGAGTTATGCAGTAGCTAAGAGCATAAATGGTTTAGATTTAAAAAGTATAGACATAGATGCAAAATCTAAAGAGTTAGGAGTTGGAGTAGAGACTTTAAAAGACATTATTAAAGAGCTTTTAAAACCTGGATTTGACCCTAGAGAAGATTTACCTGCCATTATTTTCAAAGATGATGTGACTGATATTAAGATGCTAAAAGAGGGAAGTTTTGTCTCTGGTGTCGTTCGCAATATTGCAGATTTTGGTGCATTTGTGGATATTGGTTTGAAAAATGATGGAATGATTCACATATCCAAAATGAGCAACAAACGCATCTCTCATCCGCTAGAGATATTATCACTAAATCAATACTTACCTAAAATAGAAGTTATCTCTGTTGATTATGAAAAAGCAAAAGTGGGACTTAGTCTCATTGAGTCGGACTAA